Part of the Vitis vinifera cultivar Pinot Noir 40024 chromosome 13, ASM3070453v1 genome is shown below.
tcctttttcctctctcttctaCAAAACCTCAATTTCTTCACTTGAAACCCTAACTCTTCCCCACTAAGTCTCTTTGACATTGTTGCCTTCTTCATCGATTAGGCTTCAACTTCCTAAGTCATTGACAAATTTGAGGCCCTACAAGGATGAGAAGGTTATATTTTCCCCAAAACAATGTCATTTTACATTGGCTTGGTTTGGTTCAGTTTCAATTAGGCtttttcttccaaatccaaCAACCAAACTGATTTAGTCGGTTTGCCTATCCCAATAAGCGAACTAACCTTTACTACATATGAAAACCAAACCATACATTTTGGTTAGGACTAGTTTAGGTCAATTTGGTTAGTTCTTCAATTCTCACTTACAACCATAGTTATTATCCATATGAACCTACTTCATAGAGTCTCCATTCTAATAGGTTAGGTTACCATTACTCTTGAATTTTGTATTGGGCATAAGTCTCATCCCTTCTATGTTTCTTCCACCAATTTCTTATTTAGTGGTTTGGTCAGAGGATCGACCAAATTCAAATTTGACCTCATAAATTCCAAAGATAGAAACCCTCTCTCAAACAATTGTCACATAATATTGTGCCTTAAGCTTACTTTTAACCTTAGTTATTGTAGCTTGGCTATTGTAAATGATAAACATAGACAGTGTTGGTTTCATCCATAGCGAAATATCTACTAAGAGGTTTCTAAGCCACTTAACCTCATAAATTTGCCTTTTCTAAGGCAATAAACTCAATCTCCATAGTAgaacaagtaatacaagtttACTTGGTAAACTTCTAAGAAACTACACCTCCTCTAAAGGTGAAAACATATCCATTAGTGGTTTTATCTCATCTAAATCAGATATCCAATTAGTATCACTAAATCCTTGAAGGACATTTGGACATCCACTATTGCACAAACCATAGTCAGTGGTGTCTCTCAAGTAAGCGCTTTATGAATAGCAATCTAGTGGTTATGATTAGGACTTAGGATGTACCGACTCAATCTTCCTACTGCGTAGGCAATATCAGGTCTACTATAATTCATTAAGTACATCAGGCGTCTAATTATCTAAGGATACTCAATTTAGGTAACAATAtacccttttatttttcttcaaatatgaGATGGGATCATATAGAGTTGATAATGGTTTATAGTTAAAGTGTTAAAACTTCCTTAAGATATTCTCAACATAGTATTCTTGAGAAAGTTTAAGCTCATTAggtattttaattaatttgatttttagaatcACCTCTATTTTTCTTAggtctttcatgtcaaacttagaACACAGAACTTTCTTGGTCTCACAAATAACCTTAAGGCTAGATCCAAAGATcatcatgtcatcaacatataggCAGATGTAAACACGTGTTATCCTCAAATCtattgtaaatatatttatcaatGTCATTAATAGGAAATCCATTAGTTACTAACATATTATTAGATTCACCATATCATTGTTTGGATGTTTGTTTTAACCCTTATAGCGATTTAACTAGCCCTAcatactttttttgtttttctgatGGAACCACACAACCCTCAGGCTAGTCTATATAAATTTTGTCTTCCAATTCCCCATTCAATGACgcattttaacatctaattgaTGCATCACCAAGTTATGAATGGAAGTTAGAGCAGTCAACACTGTAATTGAGGTTATTTTAGTCATACAGCAAAAGTGTCTTGAGTAATTTACACCCTTCCTTTACTTAAATCCTTTAGCAGCTAAATGTGCCTTATACTTCTCTAGGACCAATATGATTTTGACTTCCTTTTAAAGATCCATCTATAGCCTATAGTGTTTGCACTAAGAAGTAAGTCCATTATCTCCTATGTATGGTTATACATGATCGATTTGATTTTGTTGTTAATGACCTCCTTCGAGAATGGTGCATTTAGAGAAATTATCGCTTCTTATAGGATCAAAGGTCCTCGTCTATTAGGAAGGTGTAGAAATCATCTCTAaggtttgtttcttttcctatcttttttacttattcttagttcaatttcaaaaaattcaattagATTCGTCTTTAATTGTTCTTTGAATTTGTTCTTCACCACTTGGTTTCAAAGGAaagatgttttcaaagaaattagCATTTTTTGTTTCCATTATAGTGTTCACTTCTACAAGGTTGTTTTATGATTAATAACCATAAATCTATACTTCATTGTTCTCAACATACTCCATCAACATTGCATCAAAAGTTTTAAGACCTAATGAATTTTCGTTTCTTAGGTTTAGGAAAATGTACTTTAGCCAAACACCTCCACACTTTCAAGTATGCTATGTTAGGTGCATAacctttccataactcatagggtttttttaccaattttctTCAAAGGTATCTtgttttgaatataaaaagtaaagagGATAGCTTCCCTTGACAAGTTCAAAGGGCTTTTGAACATACCAACATTGTATTCGTCATGTCTTTAAGGAccttatttttcctctctacTACTTCATTAGATTCAGGGGAACAAAGAGAAATAGTTTCATGAATAATCCTCTAATCTTCACAAAAGAAGTTATAGGGGTTGGACTCATACTCTCCTTCCCTATTAGTTctaacttcttcttttttcgtacttagttgattttctattttatttttgtatttaatgaAAGCATTTCTTGTTTCATCTTTGTTTATGAGTGTTGAATAGGTTCACTTATGtgtataagggtattttggtaattatgtaaggttgtaTAGCGGTTAGTGAATGGTATCTTTGGATTgagataattgattaattggacaATCatgttaggttaattaatcaattagggcCCTTttaagctagattaagtgacttaaacccctaatgagctcaagtcacttaaatcTAATAGGGAACTCTATCAAtaccctttaggggttagggtttccaattAGTTAtcttccaccatctagagagTAGAGAGAGCTTTaaagggtgtttttttttagctttttacttAAAACAATTTGGTTTAAgactttaagttgtttgtttttctactttttcatgacttattataaattttttgttaaatagaaaaaaccaaaatattttactttttctaaatgaaaaaagtaacatgttggtttttctttactttttaatgtttaatagaaataaaatattatcaaaacaaataacttaatatttaatgctattaaacactatttaattttaagttctatttagaattaagtaaaaaaaaaaaaacacaaacaccaccttagccTCCACCCTCTCGAATACCCCACCGTTTAAGTGTCAAGGATCAAAGTAGAGTCATTGAGCAAAAGATCATGGGTTTATGAGACATATGATGACTTCAATTTGCTTATTCTTTGAACGGATTTTATTttggaacatccaaatcaaaggtaaaaTTTTGTAAAGCATTTAATCTAGAtcttttaatgttaaaaattgtatttttgctTCCGTTGCATAAGATCTAAATGCCCTAGGGAGTTTTCATGCACCTAACATGAGCTTGAGATAAGGAACGAAGATATCCAAGATTCCCTACAATCATGTTTTACATCTACTTTTCTTTAAATGTTATTATGCTATGATGGATATTGTACatcaaaattattatatgatatattctaAAACCATCATTACCTTAGATTGACCATTAAAACTTGTGCATTATGACCATTCATCGAAACAAATTTCCCTTCATTTagtccatttttttcttcaaatgagCAGCTTGTAAGTCCAATTAAGCTTGAGTCAAAGCTAGAGTCAATTTTTAAGAGTAAGCTTTAGGGCTCATAACCGATCAACATATTTGGTTATCCTTAGTTGTGTTGGTCatgttaatttttcttctttttagaCATTTTGCTACTTTTAGGATGTACTAAACCATAAGGCCTAAATTATTGTTACCCATTTATACTTTAACTTTTCCCTTAAGTTGTATTTAGTTTTTCACTACCAACATatgtatcaatttttttattacttagtATACTCTTATTCCATTTGTTGAGCTAGTAGCCCTACTATGAAATTCAATTTGTAGTAGACTCACCATCTTCTAGTAAACCCTTAAGGCAAGACAACTACATTTGGTACCCAAACTTAGGTTATGGGTTCTATAGACTTTGAACATCCTCGTCTAGAATCACAGATGCTACTATGGAGTGTCATTTATTAGGAAAATTGAATAGGATGTTAACTATGCTCATGATCTAGTTGATCAATTCAACATTATTTAGTTAGTGTTAAGACTTGTATTTGCATCAATCTTAGAGCCTTTAACTTTGACAAAAGAAGTGTTATTAGAGTTAGTAGGGGAACTTCCATATTTTGAAACCAAGCATaatcaaaattatcatcctTTGGTTTAAGAAAACTTTGTAGAACTCTGTGTTTTAATGTCATGTGAGTGAGATGAGATGACGTAGaatcaataaataaacaaaaagcatAATACTTAGAAATATTTAGTGTCAAACCCACTTAAGAAATTCTTCAATGTTTGAGGGAAAAGTTGATACATAACAAATGAATTAAAACCTTATTAACtagtaaaaatatcattaacaaATGgtctaattattgaaaaatcaattttaaaaatcccttaaataatagtaatgcctaaataaaacataataattcTTATAAGGAAAATGAACATAtctttatatttcaaaaattaattctaattttttaatttgaggtaataaaaatataatattatttcaaaaaatttcaaataatttttagaaaatatcataTTCCCAAAAGTTTCTATATCTTATATGTAAAGGACTACtacttttatatttgaaaatctaaaaaggGGATAACAAGGTGCAAAAATAATTGCTTATAatttagggttatttgattaaaaggtcatttaaaactcaatttttaaaatttaacccttcatttttttttgtctcattttgacaaaaatacccttattttttattgtaaaaataaccatttttcttaaaacatatatataaatacttgaaataataaaatatatttatgtcaaaaatggattactcttcaaataaaatatgagaagaattaaattcacaaatatgagaattattttatcaattttaatcagttaattttttaatttagttgaTAAAAAAGATTACCCGAGGTaccccattaaaaaaaatgcaacctAAGGTTAGCATAAATAAGCATTAAAAGGGTAGACTAGTAAATTCAATAACATTAATGAagaattttttggaaaaaatttaaaaatatttattaaaatatatcatttttgaaAGATAATTTCAATTTACATACGAAGTTATGTATTCAAatgataatttcaaattttaattaaattttcgtaaatttgaaaataatttgaaaagtgatatattttaaaaagtaaattttaaaattattttttgcaaAATCCCCTCACTCGACCCTCTGGTTGTTCTTTTGCCCCTactctaaaaccctaaacccttacAGACCCATCTCGATTCTCTTCTCTGCAACTAATGAGTCTCTGCCCAGTGGTCTCTAGGGTTTTGCTTTGAGGTGCTTTGGCCTCTCTATATGCCAGATCCAGGTACTTTCAAAGTCATTCTTTTCTTGAACCAATCTCTATTTAAATGGCTAAGCTTCATTTCCAGAGTTTGCTTTGTTTGATGCAAAAACGTTTCCTCACAACATCGTCAACACTGTATACATCTTCGttgtcttcttcatcttcaacaTTATTATCACCATCGTACACAGCCCAATTTCTTGTGAAATCTTGTGGGCTTCCCTTGGACTCTGCCATTTCCATCTCTCAGAAGCTCAACCTCGATGAAAACAAACGGCAAAAGCATGAGTCTGTGCTCGAATTCCTCAAATCTCATGGATTCTCCGATACCCATGTTGCAAAACTTGTCTCAAAGTGTCCCCCGATCCTCCAAGCCAGAGTAGATATGCTCAAGCTCAAAATAGACTACCTCCATGACAGTGGCTTTGTGGGTCCGGTCCTTCATGAGCTAATTGTGTCTAATCCGGCCATTTTGAGGCGAAGCTTGGATAAACAGATAAAACCGTCATTTGATTTTCTCAAGGAATTCCTTGAAACCAATGAGAAAATTGCAGCAGCTATTAAGCGCGAATCATGGTTGTTAACCTTCGATctgaagaaaattttgaagccaaacacttttcttttgaTAAATGAAGGGGTCCCTCATAGTAGAATGTCAAAATTGATTACATTACAGCCGAGAGTCATAATGCAGCATGTTGATAGGATGGTGTATGCCACAGAAAGGGCCAGAAGTTTGGGTATCAAACCAACCGATCCTATATATGTAACTGCTATTACAGTGATTCTCTCAATGACCGAATCAACCTGGAAAAGGAAAGTGGAACTGTATGAGAAATTTGGTTTTACTGAGGTTGAGATTCTCAAAGCTATCAAGCGTCAACCACATTTTATGGCTTGTTCAGAGGAGAAAATCAAGagtttaatgaatttttatacAAACACAATGAAGTTGAAGCCATCTGCAATAGCTACTTATCCTAGGCTTCTTTTGTATTCATTTGATGCAAGGATACGACCGAGGTTTAATGTTTTGAACATCTTGGCTTCAAAGAAGCTGCttaagaaacacaaaaagattGCATGGTTGCTCACACAAAGCGAGGCTAGTTTCTTGAACAATTATGTGATCAAGTACGTGGACCAAGTTCCAGATTTAATGGAGCTATATCGTGGGGTCAAGAAGATTGATCTCTGATGACATTGAAGTAAGTTGGGTTCTATGTTacaacatttatatatatatatatatgcttttaatttgattttaatcattGTCCTTGTCATCTTCTTATTGTTTTGGAGAGTGGTTTCATGAAATTATCTATGGTTGGTGCTTAATCATTATCTCATTGGTGCTTGACCATTGCATTGGTTTCCATGATGTTTCCTTGGTGTTTCAATTTGACATAGTGCTGGTGATCTTCGAAAATAGTCAATGCTAGAATAATCGACAAACCAATAGCTAAACAGGAAGGCATAGCAAGTTGTCAAGCATTTGTGCATTCAAAAATttcctaataaataattttcctgTCATGATTATTACTGAAGTCTGGTTTTGCATTATTGATGTGCTATTTGCTTGACTTTTTTATTGCATAAAACCAATTAAAGATAACCTTAGAACCAGAAAACAAAATGGGTTTGCAGTTTGTTTGTACTATAATGAAGTCTTTgtggtttttatatttgttatttattttaactattagGCAGAAGGGGAATTCAATTATCTGATTaaagaagggggggggggggggggggggggggggggggggggggggggtgggcgCGGGCGTGGGGGGGAGTGAGTAGATAGTAGAATTTGTAGGTTAGGGACTTGACAGGGATATGTGGCCCTGAAATTTGGTTGCTTTGATGTGGACTGCTACTTGAAACGTACAaagttaattataattttgttttgtgcTTTGATGATATGGATCTGTCCTGTTGTAAGGTGCAGAAAACATCCCTGTGTTATCAGAACTTTGTCCTATCTTCTTCCTTCTTGGGCTTAAAAACAATTGTTCTAGTGCAAACTGTTTGCTTGTACTGGCATTCTAAGTTTTATTTTTGACATTGTTGGTAACTTTATTGAGCTAAGGACCAGGTCTCTGGAAGAAAGTGAGGTGGATTGGGTATGGTTTTAATGCGGATGGATAGATGCTTAATTGAGGGTTTTGTACTTTGGAAGGGCTTATCAGTTAATGCTTTTGTTTAAATAGCATTGTGAAGGTTTAACAGAAGGACAAGAAAGAGTTGTCGTGCTAGGGAATCATCTTTGGTGGAGCTTATTTTAGGGAATCGAAGAAGATGATGCCATTATTTGGTTTGTACTCTTACTTTGAGGCACTTGGTGTTATTAGATGTTACTATTACCAGTCATCTTTCACCACTTAATTATCACAGTGCCATTGGTTGCTAGTTGCCATGGGCCTAGCCATATGTTTGGCTAGAGTCTTCTTCAGCTAATGATGCCCTGATCCCAAAGTGGTTCAAGAATTTTCTACATAAGTGCTTCTATCCATATGGAGAATTTTCTGTTACCTAGTAGAACAATTTTACTTTGAAGCACTGCATATATGGATTCAACATCTCTGGTTTCCGTTCCTGGCTTTAAATGTGTGAGAGCAAGGTCAATTAATTACTCCTCATAAACATTTAAAATCTTTGACAGTTTCACCCTTCCAATTCTcataaaaaatgtcaaattagGCTCAGGGTATATAttcaagttttcttt
Proteins encoded:
- the LOC100259193 gene encoding uncharacterized protein LOC100259193 isoform X1: MAKLHFQSLLCLMQKRFLTTSSTLYTSSLSSSSSTLLSPSYTAQFLVKSCGLPLDSAISISQKLNLDENKRQKHESVLEFLKSHGFSDTHVAKLVSKCPPILQARVDMLKLKIDYLHDSGFVGPVLHELIVSNPAILRRSLDKQIKPSFDFLKEFLETNEKIAAAIKRESWLLTFDLKKILKPNTFLLINEGVPHSRMSKLITLQPRVIMQHVDRMVYATERARSLGIKPTDPIYVTAITVILSMTESTWKRKVELYEKFGFTEVEILKAIKRQPHFMACSEEKIKSLMNFYTNTMKLKPSAIATYPRLLLYSFDARIRPRFNVLNILASKKLLKKHKKIAWLLTQSEASFLNNYVIKYVDQVPDLMELYRGVKKIDL
- the LOC100259193 gene encoding uncharacterized protein LOC100259193 isoform X2; this translates as MPDPAQFLVKSCGLPLDSAISISQKLNLDENKRQKHESVLEFLKSHGFSDTHVAKLVSKCPPILQARVDMLKLKIDYLHDSGFVGPVLHELIVSNPAILRRSLDKQIKPSFDFLKEFLETNEKIAAAIKRESWLLTFDLKKILKPNTFLLINEGVPHSRMSKLITLQPRVIMQHVDRMVYATERARSLGIKPTDPIYVTAITVILSMTESTWKRKVELYEKFGFTEVEILKAIKRQPHFMACSEEKIKSLMNFYTNTMKLKPSAIATYPRLLLYSFDARIRPRFNVLNILASKKLLKKHKKIAWLLTQSEASFLNNYVIKYVDQVPDLMELYRGVKKIDL